One window of Ancylothrix sp. D3o genomic DNA carries:
- a CDS encoding HD-GYP domain-containing protein, whose amino-acid sequence MVLKNQELQAGDAERTELIEQLLDIGAALSSSYDLGELLNLILTKSREITCSDAGSVYLVDDSDGNPKLLFKVAQNASQPNVSFREFAIPMTRQSLAGYVATTGLSLNLADAYNLPKEVPYQLDRSFDRDIEYHTRSVLVLPMQNRSGEIMGVLQLINRKIAPDVVVTAENVLEVTQPYSTWEERIIRSLASQAAISIERNHLQENIQNLFEGFVKASVQVIEARDPCTSGHSERVATLTVRLSQEVSSIHNGPLRSIYFNDRQIQELRYAALLHDFGKVGVPEAILVKQKKLYPEQLDVIRHRFALARRTVEMEYTEKKFKYLVSDIKHRKDILNEGCALCTEIEQLDQQLSREIDRLNDYWKLLLEANEPRILAEAPLSELSELSGYTYRDVDGEIKPLISPGEMAQLLVRKGNLTPAERLAIESHVSHTYEFLKSIPWTKDLKDVAKIAYGHHEKLDGTGYPRRLKKEEIPIQAQILTIADIYDALTAGDRPYKRNLPVEAALQILRYEAGQNKINADVLEIFEQRQVFSVLGHSLEVELESA is encoded by the coding sequence ATGGTGCTAAAAAACCAGGAACTTCAGGCAGGAGATGCCGAGAGAACAGAATTAATAGAGCAACTTTTGGATATTGGCGCCGCGTTATCCAGCAGTTACGATCTGGGAGAATTACTGAATTTAATTTTAACCAAAAGCAGAGAAATTACCTGTAGTGATGCCGGCAGCGTTTATTTAGTAGATGACAGCGACGGCAACCCAAAATTATTATTTAAAGTCGCTCAAAATGCCTCCCAGCCAAACGTATCATTTAGGGAATTTGCGATTCCCATGACAAGGCAAAGTCTGGCAGGCTATGTAGCAACAACCGGCCTGAGTTTAAACTTGGCAGATGCTTATAACTTGCCAAAAGAAGTGCCTTACCAGCTAGACAGAAGTTTTGACAGAGATATAGAATATCACACGCGCTCGGTGTTGGTTTTACCAATGCAAAATCGCTCAGGAGAAATCATGGGAGTTTTGCAACTAATTAACAGAAAAATAGCGCCGGATGTGGTGGTGACGGCAGAAAACGTCCTCGAAGTCACCCAACCTTACTCAACCTGGGAAGAAAGAATTATCCGTTCTTTGGCATCGCAGGCAGCAATCTCGATAGAAAGAAATCATTTACAAGAAAATATTCAAAACTTATTTGAGGGATTTGTAAAAGCTTCGGTGCAGGTAATAGAAGCACGAGATCCTTGTACATCGGGGCATTCCGAAAGAGTGGCAACGCTAACAGTTCGCCTCAGCCAAGAAGTTAGCAGCATCCACAACGGCCCCTTGAGAAGTATTTACTTTAATGATCGGCAAATTCAAGAACTGCGCTATGCAGCATTGTTGCATGATTTTGGCAAAGTCGGAGTCCCCGAAGCAATTTTAGTAAAACAAAAAAAACTGTATCCAGAACAGCTAGATGTGATTCGTCACCGCTTTGCTTTAGCACGGCGCACCGTAGAAATGGAGTACACCGAAAAAAAATTTAAGTACCTCGTGAGTGACATCAAGCACAGGAAAGATATTTTAAATGAAGGCTGTGCGCTTTGCACAGAAATAGAGCAACTAGACCAGCAGTTAAGCCGAGAAATTGACCGGCTCAATGATTACTGGAAACTGCTACTCGAAGCAAACGAGCCGCGCATTTTAGCCGAAGCCCCCCTCTCAGAACTGTCCGAGTTGTCGGGCTATACTTATCGAGATGTGGACGGAGAAATTAAACCGCTTATTTCGCCTGGTGAAATGGCACAACTATTAGTTCGCAAAGGCAACCTTACACCGGCAGAACGTTTAGCTATCGAGTCTCATGTTAGCCATACCTACGAATTTTTAAAGAGCATTCCTTGGACGAAGGATCTTAAAGACGTTGCTAAAATTGCTTACGGCCATCACGAAAAGCTCGATGGCACCGGCTATCCGCGCCGGTTAAAAAAAGAAGAAATTCCCATTCAAGCACAAATTCTGACAATCGCTGATATTTATGATGCCTTGACGGCTGGAGATAGGCCATACAAAAGAAATTTGCCGGTTGAGGCCGCTTTGCAAATTCTGCGCTATGAAGCCGGTCAAAATAAAATAAACGCCGACGTATTAGAGATATTTGAACAAAGACAAGTGTTTTCTGTGCTTGGGCATAGCTTAGAAGTAGAACTAGAATCAGCATAA
- a CDS encoding iron uptake porin, translating into MMNKILLNTLLVSPAVLGAALAVMGPVSAANTAATPDLGTNQATAQNLPLNVEAESPKVEMALSASQPAIDTSAAKANSLLVTPEQSDLKAVTPASAPAQLAQTPVNSNPAPAPNLLQQINRYSKEGAANNSNGQVTSVSQLSDVQPTDWAFQALQNLVERYNCIAGYPDGTFRGNRAMTRYEFAAGLNACLERITEIIRPNANFVTIEDLAVLNRLLEEFQAELATLRGRVDALEARTRELEENQFSTTTKLVGEAIFVGTDSIGETTDVPAAQQRVRLNLNTSFTGKDLLITRLQVGNATPLDVNGFSREGTQTFNVFGDTGNSVRLDTLEYFFPFNDNIDVVIAANRGQWDDFTPTVNPYMEDFDGGNGSISAFGQRNPIYRLGGGTGIGANIRLGRTNILNIFKPSSLTIGYLAPRGFDPRANEGGGGFFRGDYSALAQLNFAVGNVSLAATYIHSYFRPGNFGFDNGLANGLGTPDNLNTSGFVGTNFANNFAGNPVSANSYGLQASMQLSPRFGLSGWVGMTDVNLLRSDRGFGRGTGRIWNYAVTLAFPDLFKAGNLGGIVLGAQPYMTNFDVAGDNNRYDIDGDNIPWHVEAFYKYQINDNISFTPGVIWLINPNQNLNVGAEDAVIGTLRATFTF; encoded by the coding sequence ATGATGAATAAAATTTTGTTGAATACTCTACTGGTCAGCCCAGCCGTTTTAGGAGCGGCTTTAGCAGTGATGGGGCCGGTTTCGGCTGCAAACACAGCGGCAACTCCTGATCTGGGTACAAATCAAGCAACCGCGCAAAATCTGCCTTTAAACGTAGAGGCCGAATCGCCAAAGGTTGAGATGGCTTTAAGCGCAAGCCAACCGGCCATCGACACAAGCGCAGCAAAAGCTAATTCTCTGCTTGTGACGCCCGAACAAAGCGATCTCAAGGCAGTGACACCGGCATCAGCACCGGCACAGCTTGCCCAAACGCCGGTTAACAGCAACCCGGCACCGGCTCCGAATTTGCTGCAACAAATCAACAGATACAGCAAAGAAGGCGCGGCCAATAACTCAAACGGTCAGGTGACATCGGTTTCGCAGCTATCAGACGTGCAACCGACAGACTGGGCCTTCCAAGCCTTACAAAACCTTGTTGAGCGCTATAACTGTATTGCCGGTTATCCCGATGGCACGTTCCGGGGCAACCGGGCGATGACTCGTTATGAATTTGCAGCCGGTTTAAATGCTTGCTTAGAAAGAATTACCGAAATCATTCGGCCAAACGCTAACTTTGTCACCATAGAAGACTTAGCGGTACTCAACCGGCTGCTCGAAGAATTCCAAGCCGAACTGGCCACCCTGCGCGGTCGCGTGGATGCTTTGGAAGCTCGCACCCGCGAACTGGAAGAAAATCAATTTTCTACCACCACCAAACTCGTCGGTGAAGCAATTTTTGTCGGTACCGACTCAATTGGTGAGACCACTGATGTGCCGGCAGCCCAGCAACGGGTACGCCTGAACCTCAACACCAGTTTCACCGGCAAAGACTTGTTAATCACTCGTCTGCAAGTCGGTAACGCCACCCCCTTAGATGTAAACGGATTTTCCCGTGAAGGCACCCAAACCTTTAACGTCTTTGGCGACACCGGCAACTCGGTTAGACTGGACACTCTCGAATACTTCTTCCCCTTCAACGACAACATCGATGTTGTGATTGCAGCCAACCGGGGCCAGTGGGATGACTTTACCCCCACCGTCAACCCCTACATGGAAGACTTCGACGGCGGTAACGGCTCGATTTCTGCCTTTGGTCAACGTAACCCCATCTACCGTTTAGGCGGTGGTACAGGGATTGGCGCAAATATCCGCTTAGGCCGCACCAACATCTTAAACATCTTCAAACCAAGCTCGCTCACCATCGGCTACTTGGCCCCAAGAGGGTTTGATCCCAGAGCCAATGAAGGCGGTGGCGGCTTCTTCCGGGGTGATTACTCGGCATTGGCCCAGCTTAACTTTGCCGTTGGTAACGTTTCACTGGCTGCAACCTATATCCACTCCTACTTCCGCCCTGGCAACTTTGGCTTTGATAATGGCCTGGCCAACGGCTTAGGGACACCAGACAACCTTAACACCAGCGGGTTTGTGGGAACCAATTTCGCCAACAACTTTGCTGGTAACCCAGTCTCTGCTAACTCCTACGGTTTGCAAGCTTCGATGCAGCTTAGCCCCCGCTTTGGCCTTAGTGGCTGGGTTGGCATGACCGATGTAAACTTACTGCGGAGTGATCGTGGCTTTGGTCGTGGCACAGGCCGGATCTGGAACTATGCTGTTACCCTTGCCTTCCCTGATTTGTTCAAAGCCGGCAACTTGGGCGGTATCGTCTTAGGTGCTCAACCCTACATGACGAACTTTGACGTCGCTGGAGATAATAATCGCTACGACATCGATGGAGATAATATTCCCTGGCACGTTGAAGCTTTCTATAAGTACCAGATCAACGATAATATCTCCTTCACTCCGGGTGTGATTTGGCTGATTAACCCCAACCAAAACCTCAATGTGGGGGCGGAAGATGCTGTGATTGGTACACTACGCGCTACTTTCACGTTCTAA
- a CDS encoding 4a-hydroxytetrahydrobiopterin dehydratase, whose amino-acid sequence MDQLLPEAEIQERAAQLSGWTVEGKQLNCQREFKDFVEAIEFINRLVEPAEQAGHHPDLEISYNKVTIRLSTHDAGGLTEADFKLAQVIAEIV is encoded by the coding sequence ATGGATCAATTACTCCCAGAGGCTGAGATTCAAGAACGTGCCGCCCAGTTGTCCGGCTGGACAGTGGAGGGCAAACAATTAAACTGTCAAAGGGAATTTAAAGATTTTGTCGAAGCGATAGAATTTATTAATCGGTTGGTGGAACCGGCAGAACAAGCAGGACATCACCCAGACCTGGAAATTTCCTATAACAAAGTTACCATTCGCTTGAGCACTCACGATGCCGGTGGTTTAACAGAAGCAGACTTTAAACTAGCTCAGGTAATTGCTGAGATAGTTTGA